A genomic stretch from Bradyrhizobium sp. 195 includes:
- a CDS encoding cell wall hydrolase — protein MSVLRNHPKGARFASFGIGLCIFALMPRETGYQDIASLLARQPGVAERWQKQVFSAASSIQLATYSFSRPIGTSVPQSAMVRLASIDGRDVTGAINRNPALQAPPRYQAADFPKVDRSMKGDRLATVAPTEAPETAAPAAAPAQEDPATSNSSVFGTKTAALPQAMSPESAAALDPELQEALRAPPLPQYANPPQASDTARAFAVQPLEALKQATVPAAPARDPFRVKTSNLFFGSSSLGGNLESIESWQPGAEPLIVMPDPDMKVTASLSPPTVDIAKDIESGESVAPKGEVNADNQRTRSPAERLALDDKSRAKSEKCLAEAVYFESRGEAVRGQMAVAQVVMNRVFSGKYPDTVCGAVYQNKHRHLACQFTFACDNNADVIREPEMWERAKKIAKATLDGQIWLPEVGKSTHYHAYWVRPSWVAEMKKMYKTGVHTFYRPRAWGDGSEVPSWGTPAQTAALSAELAQEAKSSAEMGVSERR, from the coding sequence ATGTCAGTGTTGCGTAACCATCCGAAGGGCGCGCGGTTCGCGTCCTTCGGCATCGGTCTCTGCATCTTCGCATTGATGCCGAGAGAGACCGGCTATCAGGACATTGCCTCTCTGCTGGCGCGCCAACCCGGCGTCGCCGAGCGTTGGCAGAAGCAGGTGTTCTCCGCGGCGTCCTCCATCCAGCTCGCCACCTACAGTTTTTCGCGCCCCATTGGCACCTCGGTCCCGCAGAGCGCGATGGTTCGCCTCGCGAGCATCGATGGTCGCGACGTCACCGGCGCGATCAACCGCAACCCGGCGCTGCAGGCGCCGCCGCGCTACCAGGCCGCCGATTTTCCCAAGGTCGATCGCTCCATGAAGGGTGATCGCCTCGCAACCGTCGCACCGACCGAGGCTCCCGAGACGGCCGCGCCTGCTGCGGCGCCGGCGCAGGAGGATCCCGCGACGTCGAACAGCTCGGTGTTCGGCACCAAGACGGCCGCGTTGCCACAGGCGATGTCGCCGGAATCCGCGGCCGCGCTCGACCCCGAGCTCCAGGAAGCGCTGCGCGCGCCGCCGCTGCCGCAATATGCCAATCCACCGCAGGCCAGCGACACTGCGCGCGCGTTCGCGGTCCAGCCCCTCGAAGCGCTGAAGCAAGCGACTGTTCCGGCTGCACCGGCGCGCGATCCGTTCCGGGTGAAGACCTCGAACCTGTTCTTCGGCAGCTCCTCGCTCGGCGGCAATCTCGAGAGCATCGAGAGCTGGCAGCCTGGCGCCGAGCCGCTGATCGTGATGCCCGACCCCGACATGAAGGTGACAGCCTCGCTGTCGCCGCCCACAGTGGACATTGCCAAGGACATCGAGAGCGGCGAGAGCGTCGCGCCGAAGGGCGAGGTCAACGCCGACAACCAGCGCACCAGGTCACCGGCGGAACGGCTCGCGCTCGACGACAAGTCGCGCGCGAAGTCCGAGAAGTGCCTCGCGGAAGCGGTCTATTTCGAGTCCCGCGGCGAGGCCGTCCGCGGCCAGATGGCGGTGGCGCAAGTCGTGATGAACCGCGTGTTCTCCGGCAAATATCCGGATACCGTGTGCGGAGCGGTCTATCAGAACAAGCACCGTCATCTCGCCTGCCAGTTCACCTTTGCCTGCGACAACAATGCCGACGTGATCCGCGAGCCCGAGATGTGGGAGCGCGCCAAGAAGATCGCGAAGGCCACGCTTGACGGCCAGATCTGGCTGCCCGAGGTCGGCAAGTCCACGCACTATCATGCCTATTGGGTGCGTCCGTCCTGGGTCGCCGAGATGAAGAAGATGTACAAGACCGGCGTGCACACCTTCTACCGCCCGCGCGCCTGGGGCGACGGCAGCGAGGTGCCGAGCTGGGGCACGCCCGCGCAGACCGCGGCGCTCTCCGCCGAGCTCGCGCAGGAAGCCAAGAGCTCCGCGGAGATGGGCGTGAGCGAGCGGCGCTGA
- the ppdK gene encoding pyruvate, phosphate dikinase: MAKAASKPKKIPAKIPAKSKSSAAAKAAPPARKVLAKSARKTVAKPAAKPAAKTAAKPAAKAVTKAALPKVAAKPAPKKAAPAKAAPAGIKAGKWVYTFGDGKAEGRTEMRDLLGGKGANLAEMANLGLPVPPGFTIPTSVCTYFYAHDKSYPKELQAQVEKALDHVGKLTGKVFGDTKNPLLVSVRSGARASMPGMMDTVLNLGLNDQTVEALSELSGDRRFAYDSYRRFITMYSDVVLGFEHHHFEEILDTFKDGQGYTLDTDLTADDWVDLVGKYKDAVARETGKDFPQDPHDQLWGAIGAVFSSWMNARAVTYRKLHDIPADWGTAVNVQAMVFGNMGETSATGVAFTRNPSTGESKLYGEFLINAQGEDVVAGIRTPQDITEEARKESGSDKASMEAAMPEAFKELTRIYTLLEKHYRDMQDMEFTVEQGKLWMLQTRGGKRTAKAALRIAVELANEGLISKKEAVTRIDPASLDQLLHPTIDPNAKRDVIATGLPASPGAASGEIVFSSDEAAKLQADGRKVILVRIETSPEDIHGMHAAEGILTTRGGMTSHAAVVARGMGKPCVSGCGTIRVDYGRGTMSIGSRTFKTGDVITIDGSLGQVLAGRMPMIEPELSGEFGTLMAWADQVRKIGVRVNGDTPDDARTAIKFGAEGIGLCRTEHMFFEETRIRTVREMILSEDEQSRRAALAKLLPMQRADFVELFEIMKGLPVTIRLLDPPLHEFLPHTHAEVEEVARAMNTDPRRLADRARELSEFNPMLGFRGCRIAIAYPEIAEMQARAIFEAAVEAEKRTGKAVGLEVMVPLIATKMELDLVKARIDATAQAVMRDTNTKLTYQVGTMIELPRACLLAAEIAQSAEFFSFGTNDLTQTTYGISRDDAASFLGPYVTKGILSVDPFVALDQEGVGELVKIGVARGRKTRPKLKVGICGEHGGDPASVAFCHNIGLDYVSCSPYRVPIARLAAAQAALGKAIASQA, translated from the coding sequence ATGGCCAAAGCCGCCTCGAAGCCCAAGAAAATCCCGGCGAAAATCCCAGCGAAATCAAAGTCCTCCGCCGCCGCTAAGGCCGCGCCGCCGGCCCGCAAGGTGCTGGCCAAGAGCGCGCGGAAGACGGTCGCCAAGCCGGCTGCAAAGCCTGCCGCCAAGACCGCTGCAAAGCCGGCGGCCAAGGCCGTGACCAAGGCGGCTCTGCCGAAGGTCGCTGCGAAGCCTGCGCCGAAGAAGGCTGCGCCCGCCAAGGCGGCTCCCGCAGGCATCAAGGCCGGCAAATGGGTGTACACGTTCGGTGACGGCAAGGCCGAGGGCCGGACGGAGATGCGCGACCTGCTCGGCGGCAAGGGCGCCAACCTCGCCGAGATGGCCAATCTGGGCCTTCCCGTGCCTCCCGGCTTCACTATCCCGACCTCGGTCTGCACCTACTTCTACGCCCACGACAAATCCTACCCGAAGGAGTTGCAGGCACAGGTTGAGAAGGCGCTCGACCATGTCGGCAAGTTGACCGGCAAGGTGTTCGGCGACACCAAAAACCCACTGCTCGTCTCGGTGCGCTCCGGCGCGCGCGCCTCGATGCCGGGCATGATGGACACGGTGCTGAACCTCGGCCTCAACGACCAGACCGTGGAAGCGCTGTCGGAATTGTCGGGCGACCGCCGCTTCGCCTATGACAGCTATCGCCGCTTCATCACCATGTATTCGGACGTGGTGCTCGGCTTCGAGCATCATCACTTCGAGGAAATCCTCGACACCTTCAAGGACGGCCAGGGCTACACGCTCGACACCGACCTCACCGCCGACGACTGGGTCGACCTGGTCGGCAAGTACAAGGACGCGGTCGCGCGCGAGACCGGCAAGGATTTTCCGCAGGATCCGCACGACCAGCTTTGGGGCGCGATCGGCGCCGTGTTCTCATCCTGGATGAACGCGCGCGCGGTGACCTACCGCAAGCTGCACGACATTCCGGCTGACTGGGGCACCGCGGTCAATGTGCAGGCCATGGTGTTCGGCAACATGGGCGAGACCTCGGCGACCGGCGTTGCCTTCACCCGCAACCCCTCGACCGGCGAGAGCAAGCTCTACGGCGAGTTCCTGATCAACGCGCAAGGCGAGGACGTGGTGGCGGGCATCCGCACGCCGCAGGACATCACCGAGGAAGCGCGCAAAGAGTCGGGCTCCGACAAGGCGTCGATGGAAGCGGCGATGCCCGAGGCCTTCAAGGAGCTGACGCGGATCTACACGCTGCTCGAGAAGCACTACCGCGACATGCAGGACATGGAGTTCACGGTCGAGCAGGGCAAGCTGTGGATGCTCCAGACCCGCGGCGGCAAGCGTACTGCGAAAGCCGCGCTGCGCATCGCGGTCGAGCTCGCCAATGAAGGGCTGATCAGCAAGAAAGAAGCGGTCACCCGCATCGATCCGGCTTCGCTCGACCAGCTGCTGCATCCGACCATCGATCCCAACGCCAAGCGCGACGTGATCGCGACCGGCTTGCCGGCGTCCCCGGGCGCGGCCTCCGGCGAGATCGTGTTCTCCTCGGATGAAGCGGCCAAGCTTCAAGCCGACGGACGCAAGGTCATCCTGGTCCGCATCGAGACCAGCCCGGAAGACATCCACGGTATGCACGCCGCCGAAGGCATTTTGACCACGCGCGGCGGCATGACTTCGCACGCCGCGGTGGTCGCGCGCGGCATGGGCAAGCCCTGCGTCTCCGGCTGCGGCACCATCCGCGTCGATTACGGCCGCGGCACCATGAGCATCGGCTCGCGCACCTTCAAGACCGGCGACGTCATCACCATCGACGGCTCGCTCGGCCAGGTGCTCGCCGGCCGCATGCCGATGATCGAGCCGGAGCTGTCCGGCGAGTTCGGCACGCTGATGGCCTGGGCCGACCAGGTCCGCAAGATCGGCGTCCGCGTCAATGGCGACACGCCTGATGACGCGCGCACCGCGATCAAGTTCGGCGCCGAAGGCATCGGCCTGTGCCGCACCGAGCACATGTTCTTCGAGGAGACCCGCATCCGCACCGTGCGCGAGATGATCCTCTCCGAGGACGAGCAGTCCCGCCGCGCCGCGCTCGCAAAACTGCTGCCGATGCAGCGCGCGGACTTCGTCGAGCTGTTCGAGATCATGAAGGGCCTCCCGGTCACGATCCGGTTGCTCGATCCGCCGCTGCACGAATTCCTGCCGCACACCCATGCCGAGGTCGAGGAAGTGGCGCGTGCCATGAACACCGACCCGCGGCGTCTGGCCGACCGTGCGCGCGAGCTCTCGGAGTTCAATCCGATGCTCGGCTTCCGCGGCTGCCGTATCGCGATCGCGTATCCCGAGATCGCCGAGATGCAGGCCCGCGCGATCTTCGAGGCCGCGGTCGAGGCCGAGAAGCGTACCGGCAAGGCCGTCGGCCTCGAGGTGATGGTACCGTTGATTGCGACCAAGATGGAGCTCGACCTCGTCAAGGCGCGGATCGATGCCACCGCGCAGGCGGTGATGCGCGACACCAACACCAAGCTGACCTATCAGGTCGGCACCATGATCGAGCTGCCGCGCGCCTGCCTGCTGGCGGCCGAGATCGCGCAATCGGCCGAGTTCTTCTCGTTCGGCACCAACGACCTCACGCAGACGACCTACGGCATCAGCCGCGACGACGCGGCGAGCTTCCTCGGTCCCTACGTGACGAAGGGCATCCTCTCGGTCGATCCCTTTGTGGCGCTCGACCAGGAAGGCGTCGGCGAGCTCGTCAAGATCGGCGTCGCGCGCGGCCGCAAGACCCGCCCGAAGCTCAAGGTCGGCATCTGCGGCGAGCACGGCGGCGATCCCGCCTCCGTCGCCTTCTGCCACAATATCGGCCTCGACTACGTGTCGTGCTCGCCCTACCGCGTGCCGATCGCCCGTCTCGCCGCCGCGCAAGCCGCGCTCGGCAAGGCGATCGCAAGCCAGGCGTAA
- a CDS encoding DUF3096 domain-containing protein, with product MHITVAHISPILSLIAGVLILIMPRLLNLIVAIFLIVNGAIGLGLLKWLRF from the coding sequence ATGCACATCACCGTCGCCCACATTTCGCCGATCCTGTCGTTGATTGCGGGCGTGCTCATCCTGATCATGCCGCGGCTCCTCAACTTGATCGTCGCGATCTTCCTCATCGTGAACGGCGCGATCGGGCTCGGGCTCCTGAAGTGGCTCCGCTTCTAG
- a CDS encoding DUF1236 domain-containing protein — MRNRILALAALAAAIGSPLAAQAQSGVTVGRAPAVVDSAPTIATDQRPAFREYVVEQRVPPFRIPDRVVVGATLPESGVTYYDVPQRFGATTYRYTVVNGETVLVEPRSRRIVEVLN; from the coding sequence ATGCGGAACAGGATTCTTGCTCTTGCAGCGCTCGCGGCCGCGATCGGCTCGCCCCTTGCGGCGCAGGCGCAAAGCGGTGTCACCGTCGGACGCGCGCCCGCTGTGGTCGACAGCGCCCCGACCATTGCGACCGACCAGCGGCCGGCCTTCCGCGAGTATGTCGTCGAACAACGTGTGCCGCCCTTCCGGATTCCGGATCGCGTGGTGGTCGGCGCTACCTTACCCGAAAGCGGCGTCACTTATTATGACGTGCCGCAACGCTTCGGCGCCACCACCTATCGCTACACCGTCGTGAACGGCGAGACCGTGCTGGTCGAACCGCGCTCACGCCGCATCGTCGAGGTGCTGAACTAG
- the glyS gene encoding glycine--tRNA ligase subunit beta → MPDLLLELFSEEIPARMQAKAADDLRRMVTDKLVAEGLVYEGAKAFATPRRLALTVHGIPARQPDLKTERRGPKIGAPDAAVQGFLKATGLKSLDEAKIQRDPKGDFYIGLIEKPGRDAIDVLAEILPVIIRTFPWPKSMRWGARSGKPGSLNWVRPLHAITATFGIETEEPDVVKFEVDGIETGQTTYGHRFMAPAAISVRRFEDYEAKLKAAKVILDPEARKDIILADAKELTFAQGFELVEDQALLDEVSGLVEWPVVMMGSFEAEYLAIPDEVIRATIRNNQKCFVVKDPKTGKLTNKFVLTANIEATDGGKVIVSGNERVIRPRLSDAKFFYETDLKTKLEDRLPKFEQIVFHEKLGTQAARIKRIERLAGEIAPLVGADVAKTTRAAHLAKADLLTEVVGEFPEVQGLMGKYYALAQGEDASVAAACEEHYKPQGPADRVPTDPVSVAVALADKIDTLVGFWAIDEKPTGSKDPYALRRAALGVIRLIAENALRLSLMKVAASALAGLSVKPADAQKLPIDLLAFFADRLKVQLREQGARHDLVDALFALGGQDDLLMIVRRVEALGKFLESDDGRNLLAGTKRAGNILSIEEKKDKRTFDGAPDAALYGLAEEKALAKAIGEVKTEASAAVAKEDFAAAMSAMAKLRPPVDAFFEKVRVNDDDAKVRENRLKLLNEIRSATRAVADFSKIQD, encoded by the coding sequence ATGCCCGATCTTTTGCTTGAACTGTTCTCGGAAGAAATCCCCGCGCGCATGCAAGCCAAGGCGGCCGACGATCTGCGCCGCATGGTCACCGACAAGCTGGTCGCTGAAGGCCTCGTCTACGAGGGCGCGAAAGCGTTCGCGACGCCGCGCCGGCTTGCGCTTACCGTGCACGGCATCCCCGCGCGCCAGCCTGACTTGAAGACCGAACGCCGCGGCCCGAAAATCGGCGCACCCGATGCGGCCGTGCAGGGTTTTCTGAAAGCGACGGGTCTGAAATCGCTGGACGAAGCAAAAATCCAGCGCGACCCCAAGGGTGACTTCTACATCGGATTGATCGAAAAGCCCGGCCGCGACGCGATCGATGTGCTCGCGGAAATCCTTCCCGTCATCATCCGCACCTTCCCCTGGCCGAAATCGATGCGCTGGGGCGCGCGTTCCGGCAAGCCCGGCTCGCTGAACTGGGTGCGCCCGCTGCACGCGATCACCGCGACCTTCGGGATCGAGACGGAAGAACCCGATGTCGTGAAGTTCGAGGTCGACGGCATCGAGACCGGCCAGACCACTTACGGCCATCGTTTCATGGCGCCCGCCGCAATCTCGGTGCGCCGTTTCGAGGACTACGAAGCGAAGCTGAAGGCTGCAAAGGTCATCCTCGATCCGGAGGCGCGCAAGGACATCATCCTCGCCGACGCCAAGGAGCTGACCTTCGCGCAAGGGTTCGAACTGGTCGAGGATCAAGCGCTGCTCGACGAGGTCTCGGGCCTCGTCGAATGGCCCGTCGTCATGATGGGTTCGTTCGAAGCGGAATATCTCGCGATCCCGGACGAGGTAATCCGCGCGACGATCCGCAACAACCAGAAGTGCTTCGTGGTCAAGGACCCCAAGACGGGCAAGCTGACCAACAAGTTCGTTCTCACCGCCAATATCGAGGCGACCGACGGTGGCAAGGTCATCGTATCAGGCAACGAACGCGTGATCCGTCCGCGTCTGTCGGATGCGAAATTCTTCTACGAGACGGACCTGAAGACGAAGCTCGAAGATCGCCTGCCGAAGTTCGAGCAGATCGTATTCCACGAGAAGCTCGGCACGCAGGCCGCGCGCATCAAGCGCATCGAGCGCCTGGCCGGGGAGATCGCGCCGCTGGTCGGCGCTGATGTCGCCAAGACCACGCGTGCCGCGCATCTCGCCAAGGCGGATCTGCTGACCGAGGTCGTCGGCGAATTCCCCGAGGTCCAGGGCCTGATGGGCAAGTACTACGCGTTGGCGCAGGGCGAGGATGCGTCCGTCGCCGCCGCTTGCGAGGAGCACTACAAGCCGCAAGGCCCTGCTGATCGCGTGCCCACCGATCCGGTTAGTGTTGCAGTGGCTTTGGCGGACAAGATCGATACGCTCGTCGGCTTCTGGGCCATCGATGAGAAGCCGACTGGGAGCAAGGACCCTTATGCGCTGCGTCGTGCGGCGTTGGGTGTGATCAGGCTGATTGCGGAGAACGCGTTGCGGCTGTCGCTCATGAAGGTGGCGGCGTCCGCGCTCGCCGGCCTGTCGGTGAAGCCGGCCGATGCGCAGAAGCTCCCAATCGATCTGCTCGCCTTCTTCGCCGATCGCCTCAAGGTCCAGCTCCGCGAGCAGGGCGCACGTCACGATCTCGTTGATGCCCTGTTTGCGCTCGGCGGCCAGGATGATCTCCTGATGATCGTCCGCCGCGTCGAGGCGCTCGGAAAATTCCTCGAGAGTGACGACGGCAGGAATCTGCTCGCCGGCACCAAGCGCGCCGGCAACATCCTCTCGATCGAGGAGAAGAAGGACAAGCGCACGTTTGACGGCGCGCCCGATGCTGCGCTCTATGGCCTCGCTGAGGAGAAGGCGCTGGCCAAGGCGATCGGTGAAGTGAAGACGGAAGCCAGCGCTGCGGTCGCCAAGGAGGATTTTGCCGCCGCGATGAGCGCGATGGCGAAGCTGCGTCCGCCGGTCGATGCGTTCTTCGAAAAAGTTCGCGTCAACGACGACGATGCGAAGGTGCGCGAGAACCGCCTGAAGCTGCTGAACGAGATCCGCAGTGCTACGCGTGCGGTGGCGGATTTCTCGAAGATCCAGGACTAG
- a CDS encoding glycine--tRNA ligase subunit alpha yields the protein MDASLPAHMRPERSFQGFILALQRFWAEEGCVILQPYDMEMGAGTFHPATTLRALGPKPWNAAYVQPSRRPKDGRYGENPNRMQHYYQFQVIMKPSPPNLQELYLKSLAAIGIDSAVHDIRFVEDDWESPTLGAWGLGWECWCDGMEVSQFTYFQQVAGFECAPVAGELTYGLERLAMYVQGVDRVYDLNFNGRDGDAKVTYGDVFLQAEREYSKHNFEVADTAMLFEQFKMAEAACRKYLDAGWKDDKREAHLMALPAYDQCIKASHVFNLLDARGVISVTERQSYILRVRELAKACGEAWIHTEAGGAA from the coding sequence ATGGACGCCTCATTGCCCGCCCATATGCGCCCGGAACGCTCGTTCCAGGGCTTCATCCTCGCGCTCCAGCGGTTCTGGGCCGAGGAGGGCTGCGTGATTTTGCAGCCCTACGACATGGAGATGGGCGCGGGCACCTTCCATCCGGCGACCACGCTGCGCGCGCTGGGGCCGAAGCCCTGGAATGCCGCCTATGTGCAGCCCTCGCGGCGGCCCAAGGACGGCCGCTACGGCGAGAACCCGAACCGGATGCAGCACTACTACCAGTTCCAGGTGATCATGAAGCCGTCGCCGCCGAACCTTCAGGAGCTGTACCTGAAGTCGCTCGCCGCGATCGGCATCGATTCCGCCGTGCACGACATCCGCTTCGTCGAGGACGATTGGGAGAGCCCGACGCTGGGCGCCTGGGGCCTCGGGTGGGAGTGTTGGTGCGACGGCATGGAGGTCAGCCAGTTCACCTATTTCCAGCAGGTCGCGGGCTTCGAATGCGCGCCGGTCGCGGGCGAGCTCACCTATGGGCTCGAGCGCCTCGCGATGTATGTGCAGGGGGTCGACCGCGTCTACGATCTCAACTTCAACGGTCGCGACGGCGATGCCAAGGTCACCTATGGCGACGTCTTCCTGCAAGCCGAGCGCGAATACTCGAAGCACAATTTCGAAGTTGCCGACACCGCGATGCTGTTCGAGCAGTTCAAGATGGCGGAAGCTGCCTGCAGGAAATATCTCGACGCGGGCTGGAAGGACGATAAGCGCGAGGCGCATCTGATGGCGCTGCCGGCCTATGACCAGTGCATCAAGGCGAGCCATGTCTTCAACCTCTTGGACGCGCGCGGCGTGATCTCGGTGACCGAGCGGCAGAGCTACATTTTGCGCGTACGCGAATTGGCAAAAGCCTGCGGCGAGGCCTGGATCCACACTGAAGCGGGCGGAGCGGCCTGA
- a CDS encoding S49 family peptidase: protein MAEHLNERESSGLADKLMQYLPARFRPGTAVVPVVRLSGVIGAVTPLRPGMTLAGVARVLERAFSYRNAKAVALVINSPGGSPVQSRQIYLRIKQLATEKKLPVLVFVEDVAASGGYMIACAGDEIICDPSSILGSIGVVGGSFGFQEAIKRLGIERRLYTAGAHKAMLDPFLPENPDDVAKLKGIQREIHQIFISLVRGSRGARLKGDDDTLFTGEYWAGESSVALGLADSIGDLRSTLRARYGEKVLTPVIAQPTGLLSGLLGRKSPGAGQLSALESMAGLPDELISAVETRAIWAKFGF, encoded by the coding sequence ATGGCCGAACATTTGAACGAACGTGAGAGTTCCGGCCTGGCCGACAAGCTCATGCAATATCTTCCGGCGCGGTTCCGCCCGGGCACGGCAGTGGTGCCGGTGGTGCGGCTCTCAGGCGTGATCGGTGCGGTGACGCCGCTACGCCCGGGCATGACGCTGGCGGGCGTGGCGCGCGTGCTGGAGCGGGCGTTTTCGTATCGGAACGCCAAGGCGGTGGCGCTGGTGATCAACTCGCCCGGCGGCTCGCCGGTGCAGTCGCGTCAGATCTACTTGCGCATCAAGCAGCTCGCGACGGAGAAGAAGCTGCCGGTGCTGGTGTTCGTCGAGGACGTCGCGGCCTCCGGCGGCTACATGATCGCGTGCGCGGGCGACGAGATCATCTGCGATCCCTCCTCGATCCTCGGCTCGATCGGCGTGGTCGGCGGCAGCTTTGGTTTTCAGGAGGCGATCAAGCGGCTCGGCATCGAGCGGCGCCTGTACACCGCCGGTGCGCACAAGGCGATGCTCGATCCGTTCCTGCCGGAGAACCCCGACGACGTCGCCAAGCTGAAGGGGATCCAGCGCGAGATCCACCAGATCTTCATTTCGCTGGTGAGGGGGAGTCGCGGCGCGCGGCTGAAGGGCGACGACGATACCCTGTTCACGGGCGAATACTGGGCCGGCGAGAGCTCGGTCGCGCTGGGGCTGGCCGACAGCATCGGCGATCTCCGCTCAACTCTTCGTGCCCGCTACGGTGAGAAGGTTCTCACCCCCGTGATTGCCCAGCCGACCGGTTTGCTCTCAGGTCTCCTGGGCCGGAAATCGCCCGGCGCGGGCCAGCTTTCGGCCCTGGAATCAATGGCCGGCTTGCCGGACGAGCTGATCTCGGCGGTCGAGACGCGGGCAATCTGGGCGAAATTCGGGTTCTAG
- a CDS encoding tRNA1(Val) (adenine(37)-N6)-methyltransferase translates to MSEAANITEDAFLGGQLRLRQKRSGHRAGHDAILLAAATEARAEDRVVDFGAGIGTAGLALARRIPGVRLSLVEIDPELAELARDNAAANAIAAETIVLDVTADAQVFAANGLSPDSVDVVLMNPPFNDPGRHRGSPDQARHTAHVATEETLHAWVHAARRILRSNGVLTLIWRADGIADVLAALSRGFGSLSILPVHGEAGRPAIRVLVRAVKGGRAPTRLLPGLMLNDESRVPKNETREILEGRAALPLVER, encoded by the coding sequence ATGAGTGAGGCCGCAAATATTACCGAGGACGCCTTTCTCGGGGGGCAGTTGCGGCTGAGGCAGAAGCGGTCCGGTCATCGCGCCGGGCATGATGCCATCCTGCTTGCGGCGGCGACCGAGGCCCGGGCAGAGGACCGCGTGGTTGATTTCGGCGCCGGTATCGGCACGGCCGGGCTGGCGCTGGCCCGGCGCATTCCCGGTGTCAGGCTCAGCCTGGTCGAGATCGATCCGGAGCTGGCCGAACTCGCGCGCGACAATGCGGCGGCGAATGCGATTGCCGCCGAGACGATCGTGCTCGACGTCACAGCCGACGCGCAGGTCTTCGCGGCGAACGGGCTGTCGCCCGACAGCGTCGACGTGGTGCTGATGAATCCGCCGTTCAACGATCCGGGCCGGCATCGCGGCTCGCCGGATCAGGCGCGTCACACCGCGCATGTGGCGACGGAGGAGACCCTGCATGCGTGGGTGCATGCAGCGCGGCGCATCCTCCGATCGAATGGTGTGCTGACATTGATCTGGCGCGCAGATGGCATCGCCGATGTCCTGGCGGCGCTGTCGCGCGGCTTCGGCAGCCTTTCGATCCTGCCGGTTCACGGCGAGGCGGGGCGGCCCGCGATCCGCGTGCTGGTGCGTGCAGTCAAAGGCGGCCGGGCCCCGACGCGATTGCTGCCGGGCCTCATGCTCAATGACGAGTCACGCGTGCCTAAAAATGAGACGAGGGAGATTTTGGAGGGGAGAGCGGCCTTGCCGCTGGTGGAGCGGTGA
- a CDS encoding putative signal transducing protein yields the protein MRELVRTNDMVLVSAIGALLDGANIHHLVLDQNMSIIEGSLGILPRRILVHEDDAQEARDLLTEAGLSHELRGNE from the coding sequence TTGCGTGAATTGGTTCGGACCAACGATATGGTGCTGGTGTCGGCGATCGGCGCGCTGCTCGACGGCGCCAACATCCATCATCTGGTGCTGGACCAGAACATGAGCATCATCGAGGGCTCGCTCGGCATTTTGCCGCGGCGGATCCTGGTTCATGAGGACGACGCCCAGGAGGCCAGGGACCTTCTCACTGAGGCCGGCCTCAGCCACGAACTGCGCGGCAATGAGTGA